Part of the Marinobacterium rhizophilum genome is shown below.
GCCCCTGGCCTGATCTGGATCAAGGCATTGCATCGGTTTGTCGCCCAAACTGGGCTGGCGCAGCGGTAACGGCTGTTGTTAACCATAATGCCTGGCGGAGATAACATGCTGGAAATTTTCACTTACCTGGCCGATGTGCTGGTTTACGATCTGGCCGGGCTGGATCCGTCGTTAAAAGTTGCTGATGCGCTGCATTTCTTTATTGAAGACACCACCAAGATATTCGCCCTGTTGCTGGTGATGATCTATCTGATAGCCCTGATACGTGCCTCGCTCAGGGTTGAGCGGATTCGCCAGTGGCTGAGTGGACGCAACCGTGCCACGGGCTACCTGCTGGGGTCGGTGTCGGGGGCTGTCACTCCCTTTTGTTCCTGCTCAAGTATCCCTGTTTTCCTGGGTTTCACATCCGCCGGGATTCCCATTGGTATCACCATGTCCTTTTTGCTGACGTCCCCGCTGATCAATGAAGTGGCGATTGTGCTGCTGGGCAGTTTGCTGGGGTGGAAGTTTACCCTGATGTATGTCGTGGTCGGTATGTCTGTTGGCATTCTGGGCGGTGCGGTGCTTGACCTGATCCGGGCTGAACGCCTGTTGCAGCCTTTTGCGGCCAAGGCCTATATCGATGCCGCCCAGGCGGGGGTAACGGCTGAGCCTTTACGCCTGACGCTGGCCGAGCGGCACCGATTTGCCGTGGATGAGTTGCATGATATTTTCAGCCGGGTGTGGAAATGGGTTCTGATCGGTGTGGGGCTGGGGGCGGCGTTGCATGGCTTTGTACCGGAGGGCTGGTTTGAGCAGCACCTTGGGCAAGGGCAGTGGTGGTCTGTACCGGCGGCGGTACTGCTGGGTATTCCCCTGTACTCCAACGCAACGGGCATCATTCCGGTTATCGAGAGCCTGATCAGCAAGGGGCTGCCGATTGGTACCACGCTGGCGTTTTGCATGAATACGGTCGCGGCCAGTTTTCCGGAATTCATATTACTCAAGCAGGTTATGCAGTGGCGCCTGCTGGCAATGCTCTTCTGGCTGTTGCTGGTGGCTTTCACGCTGGTGGGCTGGATCTTTAACCTGCTGGCCCCCTTTATTCTCTAGATACAGGAGAGCGTCGATGAAAACATTCAAGGTACTGGGTTCGGGTTGCAGCAAATGTCAAAAGACGGCTGCCTTTATCGAACAGGTTGCGGCCGATATGGGTGTGGAGGTCCAGGTAGCCAAAGAAACCGATCCTGCTGTCATTATGCAGTATGGCGTTATGAGCACCCCCGCGGTTGTGGCCGATGAAACGCTGGTACACAGCGGCTCCATCCCCCTGCGTGGCGCGATTGAAGGCTGGCTGGCGGCCTGATCAGGCTACCGTGCCTGAACCTCATGAGGGTCGGCGGCCACGGTTCAGCTCGGCGTTGACCAGGGCGCGCAGGCGGTTGGCGATGGGGGAGAGCTGGCGGCCTTTTACGAGCATGAGGTAATAGGGCGTCAGCACGATGGGCCGCCTGACCGGCAGCACGGCGAGTTTGGCGCCGACGCGGTTGCCGATCAGCAGCTCCGAGACTTCACTTGCCAGCGGTGCAATGGCGGAGGTCGACACCAGCACGGCGATCATCGCCAGCAGGGAGGTGGTGTTGATGATGTTGCTGGGAGGCTGCGTCCTGGCCTCCAGAAAGGCCGAGTCCACCGCTTCGCGAATCGGTGCGCGGTGGGTTTGCATGACCCATTCATAGTGCGTCAGATCCCCAATCAAGACTTCATTGGCCCGCGCCAGCGGGTGATCCTCCCGTACCAGCAGCTTCACCGTTTCGGTGCGTGCCGGCGTCAGCTCGAATTCACTGGCGTTAAAACCCTGTGGCAGCCGGGCCAGCACGAAGTCGTTCTTGCCGGATATCAGGTCGCGCACCAGTACCTCGCTGGCCTCCACGTTGACATGGATGTCGGCCCTGGGTGAGGTGGCCTTGAGCTGGTTGATGGCCGGAATCACAAATCCCACGGCGGCACCCGTCACGGCGCCCACGGTCGCGATGCCGCCTTCGCCACTTTTCAGTTCATCCAGGTCCCTGGACAAATCCCGCAGTTCCACTAGCAGATTGTGTGCCCGCTGCGCCAGCGCGCGGCCGATCAGTGTCGGCACCATGCCCTTGGCGTGGCGCTCGAACAGCCGGGCGTCCAGGTGCTGTTCCACGTCGGCCAGCAAGCGAGATGCCGCCGGCTGGGTGATGGCCAGCTCATCGGCGGCCAGTCGAATCTGGCCGTGTTCGGCGATGGCGCTGATCAGGCGCAGCTGGTTGATCTTGAGATTTTTGGCACGTCCGAGTTCCATAAAACAAACCTCATACCAGTATTGGTATGTATTCTTACAAATAATGAATTTGATTGATATGCATAACGCGAACTATCTTGGAGAGGCTCAATCAGTAATAAAAATAATCTGTGCACCGGATCTCGGTTAAGGCTGGGACGGGCGCAAACCTGGAGAAGCTGATGAAACAATTCAAGAAGCTCATGGCAACCGTTGCGATTGGAACTGCCATGCTGTCTGGCGCCGCTTTCGCTGCAGAGGGTTATGTCGGGATTTCCATGCCGACCAAGTCTTCGGCGCGCTGGATCTCGGATGGCGACTCCATGATCAGCCAGCTCGAGGCCGCAGGCTTCAAGGCCGATCTGCAGTATGCCGAGGATGATATTCCCAACCAGCTGGCCCAGATTGAGAACATGATCGTGAAAGGGGTCGATGTGCTGGTGATCGCCGCGATCGACGGCACCACGCTGTCGAATGCGCTGGAAAACGCCCATGCTTCCGATATCAAGGTCATCTCCTATGATCGCCTGATCCGCGAAAGCGAATATGTGGATTACTACGCCACCTTCGATAACTTCAAGGTCGGTGTGCAGCAGGCATCCACCCTTGTTGACGGCATGAAAAAGCGTGGCGACGGGCCCTATAACGTCGAACTCTTTGGCGGCTCTCCAGACGACAACAATGCCTACTTCTTCTACAACGGTGCCATGTCGGTACTGCAGCCGCTGATCGACTCGGGCGAGATCGTGATCGTCTCCGGCCAGACGGGCATGGACACGGTAGGCACGCTGCGCTGGGACGGGGCTGTGGCCCAGGCGCGCATGGATAACCTGATGTCGGCGCACTACACCGACAAGAAAGTGCACGGCGTGCTGTCGCCCTACGATGGCCTGTCCATCGGGATTCTGTCGTCGCTCAAGGGTGTGGGCTATGGTTCCGCCGATCTGGCGATGCCCGTGGTATCGGGACAGGATGCCGAAGTGCAGTCCGTGAAATCCATCCTGGCGGGCGAGCAGTACTCCACCATTTTCAAGGATACCCGTGAACTGGCCCGCGTCACCGTGGGTATGGTCGAGGCCGTGCTGGCCGGTACCGATCCTGAAATCAACGACACCACCACCTACGATAACGGCGTTAAAGTCGTGCCCTCCTATCTGCTGGAGCCTGTGCCGGTAGATGCGTCCAACTGGGAAGAAATCCTGATCGGCAGCGGCTACTACAGCATGGATCAGATCAAGTAACCCGCTATACGCAACCAGGCTCGCCGGATACTCCGGCGAGCCAGCAGGATCGGGCTATTCCTATGCAAGACATTATTCTGGAGATGCGCGGCATCACCAAGACTTTCCCGGGCGTAAAGGCACTCAGCGACGTCAGTCTCAAGGTTCAGCGTGGCGAAATCCATGCGCTGTGCGGCGAGAACGGCGCGGGCAAGTCCACCCTGATGAAGGTCCTCAGCGGCGTTTACCCCCACGGCACTTATGAAGGCGATATCGTCTACGAAGGCAAGACAGTCGCGTTTGGCGGAATTGCCGACAGTGAAGATGAAGGCATCATCATCATTCACCAGGAGCTGGCGCTGGTGCCGCAGCTCTCGATTGCGGAAAACATTTTTCTGGGCAACGAAATCGCCGAGCGCGGCGTGATCGACTGGCCCCAGGTGTATTCAACCACCGAAGGGCTGTTGCGCAAGGTCGGCCTGACGGAGTCATCCTCCACCCATATCGGCAAGCTGGGCGTGGGCAAGCAGCAGCTGGTGGAAATCGCCAAGGCTCTGTCCAAAAAGGTAAAACTGCTGATACTGGACGAACCGACGGCGGCGCTGCAGGAGAACGACAGCCAGAAGCTGCTGGATCTGCTGCTGGAGTTCAAGGCGCAGGGTATCTCGTCGATTCTGATCTCTCACAAGCTGAACGAGATCAGCCGGGTGGCCGACACCATTACGGTGATTCGCGATGGCATGGCGGTGGCCACGCTGGACTGCCACAACGAAGAAATCAGTGAAGCCCGCATTATCAGCGGCATGGTCGGGCGGGATATGGAACACCGTTATCCGCACCGAACGCCCAAAATCGGCGACAACCTGCTGGAAGTTTCGGACTGGAATGTCTGGCATCCCGAATCGGCCGAGCGCCAGATGATTCACGCTATCAACCTGAAGGTGGCGGCCGGTGAAGTGGTTGGCATTGCGGGGCTGATGGGATCCGGGCGCACCGAGTTTGCCATGAGCCTGTTCGGCAAGAGCTACGGCCAGAATATCAGCGGCAGCGTGCGGCTCAAGGGCGAGGAGGTGAATGTATCCACGGTGCAAAAGGCGGTGGCCAACGGCCTGGCCTATGTCACCGAAGATCGCAAGGAGCTTGGGCTGGTGCTGGATGAAACTATTCTGCGCAACACCACCCTGGCAAACCTCGAAGGGGTATCGAGCCGCGGCGTGATCGACGATACGCAGGAGCGGCGCATCGCCGAGGATTACCGCAAGGCCCTGAACATCCGCACGCCGAGCGTGTTTCAGAAGGTCATGAACCTGTCCGGCGGTAATCAGCAGAAAGTGGTACTGAGCAAGTGGCTGTTCACCAGGCCCGATGTACTGATTCTCGATGAACCGACCCGCGGCATCGATGTCGGCGCGAAATTCGAAATCTACAGCATCATCAACCAGTTGGCTGACGAGGGTAAGGGCGTGATTGTGATCTCGTCCGAGATGCCCGAGTTGCTGGGTATTTGTGATCGCATCTATGTCATGAACGAAGGCGCTTTCCTGGGTGAACTGGCGGCGGCAGAGGCCAGCCAGGAAAAAATCATGTCCATGATCGTGACGGCATAAGCGGAGAATAATAATGGAACAAGCTAAACCCCTGAACGATACGACCCCGGAGCCCCAGGCACGACCTTCCGTCGGCGCCTATCTGGCGAACCATCTGCGTGACTACGGCATGTTGCTGGCGCTGGTGGTCATCATGCTGCTGTTCGAGTTTCTCACCGACGGTACCCTGATGCGCCCGGTCAACCTGACCAACCTGTTCCTGCAGAACAGCTACATCATTATCATGGCCATCGGCATGCTGCTGGTCATCGTGGCCGGTCATATCGATCTGTCCGTGGGCTCGGTGGTGGGCTTTATCGGCGCCCTGGCGGCGGTGATGATGGTGGAATGGAACCTGCCGCCACTGGTGGTGGTGCCGGTCTGCCTGGTGGTCGGATTTCTGATCGGGGCGGCCCAGGGCTACTGGATTGCCTACTGGAAGATTCCGTCCTTTATCGTCACCCTGGCCGGCATGCTGGTGTTTCGCGGCCTGACGCTGGCGCTGCTGGCCGGGCAGTCGGTGGGTCCTTTTCCGAAGAACTTTCAGCTGCTGAGCACCGGCTTTGTGCCGGACCTGTTCGGCGTCGGGCGGCCCAACGTCACGGCCATCATGCTGGGCGTGCTCGCGGCCGCCGCGATCGTAATTCTGGCGGCGCGCTCGCGTTCTCGGGCGATGAAATTCGGTATTGAAGACGAGCCGTTCAGCTTCTTTTTGGCCAAGAACGCCCTGATTGCCGGCGCCATCATCTTTATCTCCTATCTGCTGGCGACCTATCGCGGTCTGCCGAACGTGCTGATCACCATGGCGGTGCTGATCTCGGCCTACACCTTTCTGACCAACAGTACGACGCTGGGGCGGCGCATCTATGCCCTGGGCGGCAACGAAAAGGCGGCGCGCCTGTCTGGCATCAACACCGAACGCCTGACCTTTCTGACCTTTGCCAACATGGGCATGCTTGCCGCATTGGCGGGGCTGATCTTTGCCGCACGGCTCAATACCGCGACGCCCAAGGGCGGGGTGGCGTTCGAGCTGGATGTCATCGCTGCAGTCTTTATCGGTGGCGCCTCGATGTCCGGCGGTGTCGGCAAGGTTATCGGCGCCGTGGTCGGCGCGTTCATCATGGGCGTCATGAACAACGGCATGTCGATTCTGGGGATCGGCATCGACTGGCAGCAGGTGATCAAGGGTCTGGTGCTGCTGGCGGCCGTTATTTTCGATGTCTACAACAAGAACAAGTCCCGCTAAGGAGTACAGGATGCATCTTTCTCAGTTAAAAGGCGGCGGTGTGATTTGTCGCCAGGGTGATACGGCACGTCGGGTTCAGGGCGCAGACAGCACCTATGCACTGGCCCTGGAAGCCATCGCCGCCGGTACCACGCTGAAGCGCATAATCGAACAGTATGGGCTGGGCGAGCAGGTCGATCTGCTGGCATTGGCGGAGCAGGGGAAACTCGACTGCCCGGTACGTCATCCGGACCCTGCGCACATGTTTCTCACCGGCACCGGCCTGACTCATCTGGGGTCCGCCTCGACACGGGACGCCATGCATGCCACAGACGAGGGCATGAGCGATTCGATGAAGATGTTCAAGATGGGCATCGAGGGCGGCAAGCCGGCGCCGGGCGAGACGGGCGTGCAGCCCGAGTGGTTTTACAAGGGCACCGGTGTTGTCGCCATGGCGCCGGGTGATGCGTTGCTGTCACCTTCCTTTGCGCTGGATGGTGGCGAAGAACCCGAGATCGCCGGTGTCTATGTCATCGGGCCGGACGGTGCGGCGCATCGCATCGGTTTTGCGCTGGCCAACGAGTTCTCCGATCACGTCACCGAACGGCTTAACTACCTGTTCCTGGCCCACTCCAAGCTGCGCCCGGCCGCCTTTGGGCCCGAGCTGCTGATCGGGGATCTGCCGCGGGACATCCAGGGTACCTCGCGCATTGTGCGTGATGGCGCCGTGCTGTGGCAAAAGCCCTTTCTGTCGGGGGAGGACAACATGTCCCACACGATTGCCAACCTGGAGTATCACCACTTCAAGTACGGGCTCTTTTGCCAGCCCGGCGACCTGCACGTGCACATGTTCGGCACCGCGACCCTGTCGGTGGCCGATGCCATTGTGACCGAGGCGGGCGACCGCTTCGAAATCGAGGCGCCGGACTTTGGCCTGCCACTGCGTAATACGCTGCAGCTGGATGAGCCCCGCGATGTAGAGGTACGGCCGTTATGACGGCGCAGGCAGGCCAGGGGGCCAGAAGCGGACTCAAGGCTCTGTACCCGGATCTTGAGGGGCGCACGGTACTTATCAGTGGTGGTGCCACCGGTATTGGCCAGGCGGTGGTTGAGGCCTTTGCCCGCCAGGGTGCCCGCACCGCCTTCGTGGATCTGGCCGAGGCCCCCGGGCAGGCGTTGGCGCAGCAACTGCAGGACCAGGGCCACGAGGTGCTGTTCAAGCAGTGCGATATCACCGATACCAAGGCCTATCAGCAGGCGATTCAGCAGGTGGCGGAGCAGTATGGCCCCATTACGGTGCTGGCCAACAATGCCGCCAATGATGTGCGCCACTCGCTGGACTCCCTGGGGTTTGAGCAGTTTGATGCCCTGGTTTCAGTGAATCTCAAGCACGCGATGTTTGCCGCCCAGGCGGTGGCGCCGATGATGCGCAAGGCCGGTGGCGGCTCGATCATCAATTTCGGATCCGTAGGCTGGATGATGGCCACCGCGGGCTATCCGGTGTATGCCGCCAGCAAGGCGGCGGTGCATGGCATGACGCGGGGCCTGGCGCGGGAGCTGGGCGCCGATAACATCCGCGTCAATACCCTGGTACCCGGCTGGGTGATGACCGAAAAGCAGCTGCAGCTGTGGGTCGACGAGAGTGCCAAGGACCTTATTAAACGCAGCCAGTGCATGGCAGGCTCCGTGATGCCGCAGGACAT
Proteins encoded:
- the mmsA gene encoding multiple monosaccharide ABC transporter ATP-binding protein, which encodes MQDIILEMRGITKTFPGVKALSDVSLKVQRGEIHALCGENGAGKSTLMKVLSGVYPHGTYEGDIVYEGKTVAFGGIADSEDEGIIIIHQELALVPQLSIAENIFLGNEIAERGVIDWPQVYSTTEGLLRKVGLTESSSTHIGKLGVGKQQLVEIAKALSKKVKLLILDEPTAALQENDSQKLLDLLLEFKAQGISSILISHKLNEISRVADTITVIRDGMAVATLDCHNEEISEARIISGMVGRDMEHRYPHRTPKIGDNLLEVSDWNVWHPESAERQMIHAINLKVAAGEVVGIAGLMGSGRTEFAMSLFGKSYGQNISGSVRLKGEEVNVSTVQKAVANGLAYVTEDRKELGLVLDETILRNTTLANLEGVSSRGVIDDTQERRIAEDYRKALNIRTPSVFQKVMNLSGGNQQKVVLSKWLFTRPDVLILDEPTRGIDVGAKFEIYSIINQLADEGKGVIVISSEMPELLGICDRIYVMNEGAFLGELAAAEASQEKIMSMIVTA
- a CDS encoding SDR family NAD(P)-dependent oxidoreductase; translation: MTAQAGQGARSGLKALYPDLEGRTVLISGGATGIGQAVVEAFARQGARTAFVDLAEAPGQALAQQLQDQGHEVLFKQCDITDTKAYQQAIQQVAEQYGPITVLANNAANDVRHSLDSLGFEQFDALVSVNLKHAMFAAQAVAPMMRKAGGGSIINFGSVGWMMATAGYPVYAASKAAVHGMTRGLARELGADNIRVNTLVPGWVMTEKQLQLWVDESAKDLIKRSQCMAGSVMPQDIADMALFLASDAAAMCSAQNFIVDGGWV
- the araD1 gene encoding AraD1 family protein, which encodes MHLSQLKGGGVICRQGDTARRVQGADSTYALALEAIAAGTTLKRIIEQYGLGEQVDLLALAEQGKLDCPVRHPDPAHMFLTGTGLTHLGSASTRDAMHATDEGMSDSMKMFKMGIEGGKPAPGETGVQPEWFYKGTGVVAMAPGDALLSPSFALDGGEEPEIAGVYVIGPDGAAHRIGFALANEFSDHVTERLNYLFLAHSKLRPAAFGPELLIGDLPRDIQGTSRIVRDGAVLWQKPFLSGEDNMSHTIANLEYHHFKYGLFCQPGDLHVHMFGTATLSVADAIVTEAGDRFEIEAPDFGLPLRNTLQLDEPRDVEVRPL
- a CDS encoding LysR family transcriptional regulator, translating into MELGRAKNLKINQLRLISAIAEHGQIRLAADELAITQPAASRLLADVEQHLDARLFERHAKGMVPTLIGRALAQRAHNLLVELRDLSRDLDELKSGEGGIATVGAVTGAAVGFVIPAINQLKATSPRADIHVNVEASEVLVRDLISGKNDFVLARLPQGFNASEFELTPARTETVKLLVREDHPLARANEVLIGDLTHYEWVMQTHRAPIREAVDSAFLEARTQPPSNIINTTSLLAMIAVLVSTSAIAPLASEVSELLIGNRVGAKLAVLPVRRPIVLTPYYLMLVKGRQLSPIANRLRALVNAELNRGRRPS
- the chvE gene encoding multiple monosaccharide ABC transporter substrate-binding protein; this encodes MKQFKKLMATVAIGTAMLSGAAFAAEGYVGISMPTKSSARWISDGDSMISQLEAAGFKADLQYAEDDIPNQLAQIENMIVKGVDVLVIAAIDGTTLSNALENAHASDIKVISYDRLIRESEYVDYYATFDNFKVGVQQASTLVDGMKKRGDGPYNVELFGGSPDDNNAYFFYNGAMSVLQPLIDSGEIVIVSGQTGMDTVGTLRWDGAVAQARMDNLMSAHYTDKKVHGVLSPYDGLSIGILSSLKGVGYGSADLAMPVVSGQDAEVQSVKSILAGEQYSTIFKDTRELARVTVGMVEAVLAGTDPEINDTTTYDNGVKVVPSYLLEPVPVDASNWEEILIGSGYYSMDQIK
- a CDS encoding thioredoxin family protein; amino-acid sequence: MKTFKVLGSGCSKCQKTAAFIEQVAADMGVEVQVAKETDPAVIMQYGVMSTPAVVADETLVHSGSIPLRGAIEGWLAA
- a CDS encoding permease, producing the protein MLEIFTYLADVLVYDLAGLDPSLKVADALHFFIEDTTKIFALLLVMIYLIALIRASLRVERIRQWLSGRNRATGYLLGSVSGAVTPFCSCSSIPVFLGFTSAGIPIGITMSFLLTSPLINEVAIVLLGSLLGWKFTLMYVVVGMSVGILGGAVLDLIRAERLLQPFAAKAYIDAAQAGVTAEPLRLTLAERHRFAVDELHDIFSRVWKWVLIGVGLGAALHGFVPEGWFEQHLGQGQWWSVPAAVLLGIPLYSNATGIIPVIESLISKGLPIGTTLAFCMNTVAASFPEFILLKQVMQWRLLAMLFWLLLVAFTLVGWIFNLLAPFIL
- the mmsB gene encoding multiple monosaccharide ABC transporter permease, which translates into the protein MEQAKPLNDTTPEPQARPSVGAYLANHLRDYGMLLALVVIMLLFEFLTDGTLMRPVNLTNLFLQNSYIIIMAIGMLLVIVAGHIDLSVGSVVGFIGALAAVMMVEWNLPPLVVVPVCLVVGFLIGAAQGYWIAYWKIPSFIVTLAGMLVFRGLTLALLAGQSVGPFPKNFQLLSTGFVPDLFGVGRPNVTAIMLGVLAAAAIVILAARSRSRAMKFGIEDEPFSFFLAKNALIAGAIIFISYLLATYRGLPNVLITMAVLISAYTFLTNSTTLGRRIYALGGNEKAARLSGINTERLTFLTFANMGMLAALAGLIFAARLNTATPKGGVAFELDVIAAVFIGGASMSGGVGKVIGAVVGAFIMGVMNNGMSILGIGIDWQQVIKGLVLLAAVIFDVYNKNKSR